One genomic region from Yersinia canariae encodes:
- the tal gene encoding transaldolase, translating to MTDKLTSLRQITTVVADTGDIAAMKLYQPQDATTNPSLILNAAQIPEYRKLIDEAIAWAREQSSDHAQQIVDATDKLAVNIGLEILKLIPGRISTEVDARLSYDTTASVAKAKRLIKLYNEAGISNDRILIKLASTWQGIRAAEQLEKEGINCNLTLLFSFAQARACAEADVFLISPFVGRILDWYKANGDKKEFAPHEDPGVVSVTEIYQYYKKHGYKTVVMGASFRNLGEIIELAGCDRLTIAPSLLKELAESEGPVERKLVYTGEVQAKPTPLTEAEFYWQHNQDPMAIDKLADGIRKFAVDQGKLEKMISDLL from the coding sequence ATGACCGATAAACTTACTTCCCTACGCCAAATCACCACTGTAGTAGCAGATACTGGGGATATCGCGGCAATGAAACTGTATCAGCCGCAAGATGCAACCACCAACCCATCACTGATTCTGAATGCTGCCCAAATTCCTGAATACCGCAAGCTTATCGATGAAGCTATTGCTTGGGCACGCGAACAAAGCAGTGATCATGCGCAGCAAATTGTTGATGCGACTGACAAACTGGCCGTCAATATTGGTTTGGAAATTCTGAAACTGATCCCTGGCCGTATTTCTACTGAAGTTGATGCTCGCCTGTCATATGACACTACGGCTAGCGTGGCGAAAGCTAAACGTTTGATCAAATTGTATAACGAAGCCGGTATCAGTAATGACCGTATTCTTATCAAATTGGCTTCTACCTGGCAGGGTATCCGCGCTGCGGAACAGCTGGAAAAAGAAGGCATTAACTGCAACCTGACTCTGCTGTTCTCCTTTGCTCAGGCGCGCGCTTGTGCTGAAGCAGATGTGTTCCTGATCTCTCCGTTTGTTGGCCGTATTCTTGACTGGTACAAAGCCAATGGCGACAAAAAAGAGTTCGCGCCACATGAAGATCCAGGTGTTGTTTCCGTCACCGAGATTTACCAATATTACAAAAAACACGGTTATAAAACTGTGGTGATGGGCGCAAGCTTCCGTAATCTGGGTGAAATCATTGAGTTGGCTGGGTGTGACCGCCTGACTATCGCCCCCTCCCTGCTGAAAGAATTGGCAGAAAGCGAAGGCCCAGTAGAACGTAAACTGGTTTATACCGGTGAAGTTCAAGCTAAACCTACGCCACTGACTGAAGCTGAGTTCTACTGGCAGCACAATCAGGATCCAATGGCGATTGATAAGCTGGCTGATGGCATTCGCAAATTTGCTGTCGACCAGGGCAAACTTGAGAAAATGATCTCAGACCTGCTGTAA
- the mog gene encoding molybdopterin adenylyltransferase gives MNTLRIGLVSISDRASSGVYQDKGIPALEEWLASALTTPFEIETRLIPDEQTLIEQTLCELVDEMGCHLVLTTGGTGPARRDVTPDATLAIADRQMPGFGEQMRQISLHFVPTAILSRQVGVIRKQALIINLPGQPKSIKETLEGVKDAESKVVVAGIFASVPYCIQLLDGPYIETNAEVVAAFRPKSAILDINN, from the coding sequence ATGAATACATTACGTATAGGTTTAGTCTCCATCTCAGATCGCGCATCAAGTGGGGTATATCAGGATAAAGGTATTCCAGCACTGGAAGAGTGGTTGGCGAGCGCGTTAACCACCCCCTTTGAAATAGAAACCCGCCTTATCCCCGATGAACAAACTTTGATTGAACAAACCTTGTGTGAGTTAGTCGATGAAATGGGTTGCCATTTGGTATTGACCACCGGCGGAACCGGGCCGGCAAGACGTGATGTTACGCCCGATGCCACTTTGGCTATTGCTGATCGACAAATGCCGGGTTTTGGCGAGCAAATGCGTCAAATCAGCCTTCATTTTGTCCCTACCGCTATATTATCCCGTCAGGTTGGCGTTATCCGTAAACAGGCATTGATTATCAACTTACCGGGGCAGCCTAAATCCATCAAAGAAACCCTTGAAGGGGTAAAGGATGCTGAGTCTAAGGTGGTGGTCGCGGGTATTTTTGCCAGTGTGCCGTATTGTATTCAACTACTCGATGGGCCTTATATAGAGACCAATGCTGAAGTGGTAGCGGCTTTTCGTCCCAAGAGTGCCATTCTCGATATAAATAACTAA
- the yaaA gene encoding peroxide stress protein YaaA translates to MLIVISPAKTLDYQSPLATKQFTQPEMLDKSQQLIEICRELTPAQISSLMRISDKLAGLNAARFSEWQPDFTPENARQAILAFKGDVYTGMHAQDFSAADFDFAQQHLRMLSGLYGVLRPLDLMQPYRLEMGIKLANPRGKDLYSFWGDQITEKLNQALERQGDNMLINLASDEYFKAVKPAKLAGSLIKPVFLDEKNGKYKIISFYAKKARGLMSRFIIQNKLTKPEQLVDFNLEGYEFDDGLSAKNEWVFKRAEQH, encoded by the coding sequence ATGCTTATTGTAATTTCCCCGGCTAAAACCCTTGATTATCAAAGTCCGTTAGCAACCAAGCAGTTTACTCAGCCAGAAATGTTGGATAAGTCACAACAGCTTATCGAGATCTGCCGTGAGCTGACACCAGCCCAAATCAGCAGTCTGATGAGGATTAGCGACAAACTCGCGGGGCTAAATGCCGCCCGTTTCAGCGAATGGCAGCCGGACTTCACACCAGAAAATGCACGTCAGGCAATCCTGGCCTTTAAAGGTGATGTCTACACTGGGATGCACGCGCAGGATTTCAGCGCTGCTGATTTTGATTTTGCCCAGCAGCATCTGCGCATGCTTTCTGGCCTCTATGGGGTATTGCGCCCGCTAGACTTAATGCAGCCTTATCGTTTAGAAATGGGAATTAAGCTGGCTAACCCGCGCGGCAAAGATCTCTATTCATTCTGGGGCGACCAGATAACCGAAAAACTGAATCAGGCACTGGAGCGGCAAGGTGATAACATGCTGATTAACCTAGCTTCTGATGAATACTTTAAGGCCGTCAAGCCCGCCAAATTGGCAGGTTCGCTGATTAAACCGGTCTTTTTGGATGAGAAAAATGGTAAATACAAAATTATCAGCTTCTATGCCAAAAAAGCCCGTGGGCTAATGAGCCGCTTTATTATTCAAAACAAGCTAACCAAACCAGAGCAACTGGTTGATTTTAATCTGGAAGGCTATGAGTTTGATGATGGGCTGTCGGCAAAAAATGAATGGGTCTTTAAGCGGGCGGAACAGCACTAA
- the satP gene encoding acetate uptake transporter, protein MNTTKLANPGPLGLMGFGMTTVLLNLHNAGFFPLTSVILSMGIFYGGLAQILAGMLEYKKGNTFAATAFTSYGAFWLSLVGLLMLPKMGMAEATDAQFLGVYLGLWGIFTLFMFFGTLPANRALQFVFGSLTLLFALLAIGNFTGNHSLLVFAGFEGIICGASAIYLAMAEVLNEQYGRTVLPIGEPSPRLQAQAVA, encoded by the coding sequence ATGAACACCACCAAGTTGGCGAATCCTGGCCCATTAGGCCTGATGGGCTTTGGGATGACCACCGTCTTGCTTAACCTGCACAACGCAGGTTTCTTTCCCCTGACCTCTGTAATTTTGAGCATGGGGATTTTTTACGGCGGTTTAGCACAAATTCTGGCGGGTATGCTGGAATATAAGAAGGGCAATACTTTTGCTGCCACTGCATTTACCTCATATGGTGCATTTTGGCTGAGTCTGGTCGGCTTGCTGATGTTACCGAAAATGGGTATGGCAGAGGCAACTGATGCACAATTCCTTGGCGTTTATCTCGGCTTATGGGGAATTTTCACACTGTTTATGTTCTTCGGCACCCTGCCTGCCAACCGTGCTTTGCAGTTTGTTTTCGGTAGCCTGACGCTACTGTTTGCATTGCTGGCGATTGGTAACTTTACCGGTAACCATTCACTGCTAGTTTTCGCTGGTTTCGAAGGCATCATCTGTGGTGCTAGCGCAATTTACCTGGCGATGGCGGAAGTATTGAACGAACAATATGGCCGTACAGTGCTACCAATTGGTGAGCCAAGCCCGCGTTTACAGGCGCAAGCTGTCGCTTAA
- a CDS encoding peptidase inhibitor family I36 protein, with product MKIVIKILISIILIIPQIAYSNKAKVCFYEQADFGGESFCATESESRTNYNDEFDNRIESISVPPGMVVTLYDGVNFSGEKMILKNDINLQELQLSKLYENINSYEVAPAACFYTQDKFQGDSMCLASNQQIDLHHDHEPLIESGREVFPIHNDSIRSITVPHGITAKVYRNDNFNLPFFNLTENITDNYLKAINMSESITSIKVSEKKGLNCDQQCAIMTSHRIKLIDVFGEYWNNTRLQNKQVLLVFNTVELGDDDNYDIVLFNGPGISINERRVIFSDYSMINKFYFERYKRSDNLSFILQIKGDTIQTQFIQTLKNNLVDISPIISFDWLNSITISPEIIITNYNKDVPIVIEKTILTADTGDKDWEKRDLTQTSKIICAFTPFLNIYNYIIQGKCQQLDAIIFNIDRYFSSNTKGKTLHIAGSSTPLKPQPVTKEELLIQEGGDDHMTLAYIDNSKRSQSLSLPAVAKTCMVSIYSLMSTRPTRQIRPHCINWTLDIMTDFTLLFGNSLETWNTEFFGRMIDSIIRTGSIGVAVEDQELEDRLIKSIKEKIIEQTLEQTNSNALSYIKTAFDYAQLSYLTYSFYYLSDETPSQVELLPLGIYELLLETFIYRQTLPIIISQGELVEQSDLEFEVEILPIPTLEEEKKLSDIEVKNAQAMRKKLSETVSQWGLQYQGFSTEEDASADDSQHKNDKGLRKLLRAGDIVTGIINRRLVLRRPGEIYVVVKLQGRIIAIVVADRFNSQDRVELVASATLPDYVLFPDREGTVRGAGTAAVRELSRYLQQQGARILFSEVISQPSARVKQKVGFNFKSEF from the coding sequence ATGAAAATAGTGATAAAAATATTAATCAGCATTATATTAATAATACCACAAATAGCCTATTCAAATAAAGCTAAAGTTTGTTTTTATGAACAGGCCGACTTTGGCGGAGAGTCATTCTGCGCGACCGAAAGTGAGTCAAGAACCAATTACAATGATGAGTTTGATAATAGAATAGAATCAATTTCCGTCCCCCCAGGCATGGTTGTTACTCTTTATGATGGCGTTAATTTTTCTGGCGAAAAAATGATATTGAAAAATGACATTAACTTACAGGAACTACAATTATCTAAGTTATATGAAAATATAAATTCATACGAGGTAGCACCCGCCGCCTGCTTTTATACCCAAGATAAATTTCAGGGTGACAGTATGTGTTTAGCATCAAACCAACAAATAGATTTACATCACGATCACGAGCCCCTAATAGAATCTGGCCGAGAAGTATTTCCTATTCATAATGACAGCATTAGATCAATAACAGTCCCCCATGGAATAACCGCAAAAGTATATAGGAATGACAATTTCAATTTACCATTTTTCAATCTAACAGAAAATATTACAGATAATTATTTGAAAGCCATTAATATGAGTGAATCAATAACCAGCATCAAAGTATCAGAAAAAAAAGGCCTTAACTGTGATCAACAGTGCGCCATTATGACTAGCCATAGAATAAAGCTTATTGATGTATTTGGCGAGTATTGGAATAACACGCGCTTGCAAAACAAGCAGGTATTATTAGTTTTTAACACTGTAGAACTCGGAGATGATGACAACTATGACATTGTACTATTTAACGGCCCTGGCATAAGTATAAACGAAAGACGGGTTATATTCTCTGACTATAGTATGATTAATAAGTTTTATTTTGAGCGCTATAAGCGCAGTGACAACCTCTCTTTTATTTTACAAATAAAAGGAGATACTATACAAACACAGTTTATTCAAACATTAAAAAATAACTTAGTGGATATATCACCCATCATCTCTTTTGATTGGCTTAATAGTATCACCATCTCACCAGAAATAATTATCACTAATTACAACAAAGACGTTCCCATAGTTATTGAAAAAACTATACTTACAGCAGATACCGGTGATAAAGACTGGGAAAAGAGAGACTTAACTCAAACAAGTAAAATAATATGTGCCTTCACTCCTTTCTTAAATATTTATAATTATATTATCCAAGGAAAATGCCAACAACTGGATGCTATCATATTCAACATAGATAGATATTTCAGTAGTAATACAAAAGGAAAAACATTACATATTGCAGGAAGCAGCACGCCACTTAAACCTCAACCAGTCACAAAAGAAGAACTATTAATACAAGAAGGCGGTGATGATCATATGACACTGGCTTATATTGACAATAGTAAAAGAAGTCAATCTTTAAGCCTTCCAGCTGTAGCAAAAACCTGTATGGTTTCAATTTACTCTTTAATGAGCACTCGTCCAACACGTCAAATAAGGCCCCACTGTATTAATTGGACATTAGATATCATGACTGACTTCACATTATTGTTTGGCAATAGTTTAGAAACCTGGAATACGGAATTTTTTGGCCGAATGATTGACTCTATAATCAGAACAGGGAGCATTGGCGTTGCAGTAGAAGATCAAGAACTGGAAGATAGATTAATCAAATCTATAAAAGAAAAAATAATAGAACAAACATTAGAGCAGACAAACAGCAATGCTCTCAGCTATATCAAAACCGCATTTGACTATGCTCAACTTAGCTACTTAACCTATAGTTTTTATTACTTGTCTGATGAGACACCATCTCAAGTTGAGCTCTTACCATTAGGTATTTACGAGTTACTCCTTGAGACTTTCATCTACAGGCAAACACTCCCGATAATCATTTCGCAAGGTGAATTAGTTGAGCAAAGCGACTTAGAATTCGAAGTAGAAATACTTCCAATACCGACGTTAGAAGAAGAAAAAAAGCTTTCAGATATTGAAGTTAAAAATGCTCAAGCTATGCGTAAAAAACTCAGTGAAACTGTTTCTCAATGGGGGTTGCAGTATCAAGGATTCAGTACCGAAGAAGATGCCAGCGCGGATGACAGTCAACATAAAAACGACAAAGGACTCAGAAAACTTCTCCGTGCCGGAGATATCGTGACGGGTATTATCAATCGCAGACTAGTCCTTCGCCGCCCAGGTGAAATATATGTGGTCGTAAAACTACAAGGAAGGATTATCGCCATTGTCGTCGCTGACCGTTTTAATAGCCAAGATAGAGTTGAGTTGGTCGCTTCTGCAACTCTGCCAGATTATGTTTTATTTCCCGACCGCGAAGGAACAGTAAGAGGAGCAGGCACAGCTGCGGTTAGAGAACTAAGCCGATATTTACAACAACAAGGTGCCAGAATATTATTTTCTGAGGTTATTTCTCAGCCTTCAGCTCGCGTCAAACAGAAAGTCGGTTTTAACTTTAAGAGTGAATTTTAG
- a CDS encoding MFS transporter has product MPQEHESTQNGLSQPHVAQQHNHNRRLNKQDYKTLTLAALGGALEFYDFIIFVFFAAVIGDLFFPTDMPEWLRQVQTFGIFAAGYLARPLGGIIMAHFGDLVGRKKMFTLSILLMALPTLAIGMLPTYASIGIAAPLLLLLMRVLQGAAIGGEVPGAWVFVAEHVPRRRIGIACGTLTAGLTAGILLGSLVATAMNTALSHQAILDGGWRVPFFLGGIFGLFAMYLRRWLQETPIFKEMQARKTLADELPLKSVVVNHKKEVFVSMLLTWLLSAGIVVVILMTPTYLQKQFGVLPALALQANSLAIVALVFGCVVAGLAIDRFGSSKTFIVGSLMLAVSTWSFYHANLTDPSQLFTHYMLAGFCVGIVGAVPYVMVRAFPAEVRFTGISFSYNVAYAIFGGLTPILVTLLMKVTPMAPAYYMLLLSLVGLMLGIYLRNDINSDVKVHLPKKVLAE; this is encoded by the coding sequence ATGCCTCAAGAACACGAATCAACTCAAAATGGCTTATCCCAACCCCATGTTGCCCAACAACATAATCATAATCGTCGGTTGAATAAGCAAGATTATAAAACACTGACCTTGGCCGCATTAGGCGGAGCATTAGAATTCTATGATTTCATCATCTTCGTGTTTTTTGCAGCGGTGATTGGTGATCTATTCTTCCCAACAGATATGCCGGAGTGGCTGCGCCAAGTTCAGACATTCGGTATTTTTGCTGCGGGCTATCTGGCACGTCCTCTGGGCGGCATTATCATGGCGCATTTTGGTGACCTGGTTGGCCGTAAGAAAATGTTTACCTTGAGTATTTTGTTAATGGCATTGCCAACATTGGCGATTGGTATGCTGCCGACATATGCCTCTATCGGCATTGCAGCCCCACTGCTGTTGTTGTTAATGCGCGTATTGCAAGGTGCGGCAATCGGCGGTGAAGTTCCTGGTGCATGGGTCTTTGTTGCTGAACACGTACCACGCCGGCGTATCGGCATTGCTTGCGGTACTTTAACGGCGGGTTTAACCGCAGGGATATTGCTGGGGTCACTGGTGGCAACTGCGATGAACACGGCTTTAAGTCATCAGGCCATTTTAGATGGTGGCTGGCGTGTTCCATTCTTCCTGGGTGGGATTTTCGGCTTATTTGCCATGTATTTACGCCGTTGGTTACAGGAAACCCCCATCTTCAAAGAAATGCAGGCGCGCAAAACGCTGGCTGATGAATTGCCACTGAAATCTGTTGTGGTCAATCATAAGAAAGAAGTGTTTGTTTCGATGCTGCTGACTTGGTTACTGTCTGCCGGTATCGTGGTTGTTATCCTGATGACACCGACTTATTTGCAGAAACAGTTTGGTGTTTTGCCCGCGCTAGCATTGCAGGCGAATAGTTTGGCGATTGTCGCGCTGGTCTTTGGTTGTGTTGTTGCCGGGCTGGCGATTGATCGTTTTGGCTCCAGTAAAACTTTCATTGTGGGCAGCCTGATGTTAGCGGTATCAACATGGTCGTTTTATCACGCCAATTTAACTGATCCGAGCCAATTATTTACTCATTATATGTTGGCTGGATTCTGTGTTGGTATTGTCGGCGCAGTGCCTTATGTGATGGTGCGTGCTTTCCCGGCAGAGGTTCGCTTTACTGGAATTTCTTTCTCCTACAATGTCGCGTACGCCATTTTTGGCGGATTAACACCTATTCTGGTGACATTATTGATGAAAGTGACACCTATGGCCCCGGCGTATTACATGTTGTTGTTATCACTGGTGGGATTGATGTTAGGTATTTATCTACGCAATGATATTAATAGTGATGTGAAAGTACATTTGCCAAAGAAGGTTCTGGCTGAGTAA